The following coding sequences lie in one Phragmites australis chromosome 8, lpPhrAust1.1, whole genome shotgun sequence genomic window:
- the LOC133926998 gene encoding glucan endo-1,3-beta-glucosidase 14-like, producing the protein MLGSCSVLMDCQAAVMAPQRRGCDRWMLLLFCCCLLAFPSHGPQAVEAFVGAYGINYGRIANNIPSPDKVVELLRNSKIRNVKIYDADHSVLDAFKGSGLNLVIAIPNELLKDMAANESRSMEWLNQNVQPYLPQTRIVGITVGNEVLGGQDQSLYEPLVEAVKNVYNGLKRLHLESKIELFTPHSEAVFANSYPPSACVFKEELMAYMKPLLDFFSIIGSPFYVNAYPFLAYISDPDHIDINYALLKPNPGIVDPNTSLHYDNMFDAQIDAAYAALQAAGYNDMEVRVAETGWASSGDQNEAGASSDNARTYNFNLRKRLFLRKGTPLRPKRPVKAYIFALFNENLKPGPSSEKHYGLFLPDGRISYDIGYSGLLPSSASSSVLTIKKVQAGGWIVHYLATVIFIYFHFLAIVT; encoded by the exons ATGCTTGGTTCTTGCTCTGTGCTGATGGATTGCCAGGCTGCTGTGATGGCTCCGCAGCGTCGCGGGTGTGATCGCTGGATGTTGCTGCTCTTCTGCTGCTGCCTCCTCGCCTTCCCCTCACATG GTCCTCAAGCGGTTGAAGCATTTGTCGGGGCTTATGGAATAAACTACGGCAGAATAGCAAATAACATCCCTTCCCCGGATAAAGTGGTGGAGCTCCTGAGGAATTCGAAGATAAGGAATGTCAAGATATATGATGCCGATCACAGTGTTCTTGATGCATTCAAAGGGTCTGGGCTCAACCTGGTCATTGCAATTCCCAATGAGTTACTGAAGGATATGGCTGCAAATGAGAGCAGATCGATGGAATGGCTGAATCAGAATGTGCAGCCTTATCTCCCTCAGACGCGGATCGTTGGGATTACAGTGGGAAATGAGGTGCTGGGAGGCCAAGATCAAAGCTTGTATGAGCCTCTTGTTGAAgctgtgaagaatgtgtataaTGGACTTAAGAGGCTTCACTTGGAGAGCAAAATCGAGCTTTTCACACCTCACTCAGAAGCTGTTTTTGCTAATTCTTATCCACCCTCTGCGTGCGTCTTCAAGGAAGAACTCATGGCTTATATGAAACCACTCCTGGACTTCTTTTCAATTATTGGCTCACCTTTCTATGTCAATGCATACCCCTTTTTGGCTTACATAAGTGATCCGGACCATATTGACATTAATTATGCTCTCCTTAAGCCCAACCCTGGAATCGTTGATCCGAATACTAGTCTGCACTATGACAACATGTTTGATGCTCAGATAGATGCAGCTTATGCTGCTCTGCAGGCCGCTGGGTATAATGACATGGAGGTTCGGGTGGCAGAGACTGGCTGGGCTTCAAGTGGAGATCAAAATGAAGCAGGAGCTTCATCTGATAATGCAAGGACTTATAATTTCAACCTCCGTAAACGACTCTTTCTGAGGAAGGGAACTCCTCTCAGGCCAAAGAGACCAGTCAAAGCATATATCTTTGCCTTGTTTAATGAGAATTTGAAGCCTGGACCTAGCTCCGAGAAGCACTATGGGCTGTTCCTTCCTGATGGAAGGATTTCATATGACATTGGTTACTCAGGTTTATTACCTTCATCTGCGTCCTCATCCGTGTTGACCATTAAG AAAGTTCAAGCTGGGGGTTGGATCGTCCACTATTTGGCTACAGtgatttttatctattttcattTTCTGGCCATAGTGACTTGA
- the LOC133927000 gene encoding phosphatidylcholine:diacylglycerol cholinephosphotransferase 1-like yields MPPPSLTAHARDPAAPTPRRRKESAKVHPVVAEANGAERKMGAGKWRRPEWCSAAGAAGVLRRHPAPALFGCGLLLFMAVEYTIPMVPPAAPPLDLGFLATAGMHAAVAARPWLNSLLAALNTVFVAIQAAYILWAILAEGRPRAAVAALMMFTCRGLLGCATQLPLPEEFLGSGMDFPVGNVSFFLFFSGHVAGAVIAAADMRREGRLALARLYDALNVMQGVRLLACRGHYTIDLAVGVGAGMLFDTLAGRYFDGKNFDSNAAERHCRSCQCHKALLSQ; encoded by the exons ATGCCGCCGCCCAGCCTGACCGCGCACGCGCGCGACCCCGCCGCCCCCACTCCGCGCCGGCGCAAGGAGAGCGCCAAGGTCCACCCCGTGGTGGCGGAGGCGAACGGCGCGGAGAGGAAGATGGGCGCCGGGAAGTGGAGGAGGCCGGAGTGGTGctcggcggcgggcgcggcggggGTGCTGCGGCGgcacccggcgccggcgctgttCGGGTGCGGGCTGCTGCTGTTCATGGCCGTCGAGTACACCATCCCCATGGtcccgcccgccgcgccgccgctggACCTCGGGTTCCTCGCCACCGCGGGGATGCACGCCGCGGTGGCCGCGCGGCCCTGGCTCAACTCGCTCCTCGCCGCGCTCAACACG GTCTTCGTCGCGATACAGGCGGCGTACATCCTGTGGGCCATCCTCGCCGAGGGCCGGCcgcgcgccgccgtcgccgcgctcaTGATGTTCACCTGCCGGGGCCTGCTCGGCTGCGCCACGCAGCTGCCTTTGCCCGAGGAGTTCCTGGGGTCCGGAATGGACTTCCCTGTGGGCAAcgtctccttcttcctcttcttctcggGCCACGTCGCGGGCGCGGTGATCGCCGCCGCCGACATGCGGCGCGAGGGGCGCCTGGCGCTGGCGCGGCTCTACGACGCGCTCAACGTGATGCAGGGGGTCAGGCTGCTCGCGTGCAGGGGCCACTACACTATCGACCTGGCcgtcggcgtcggcgcgggGATGCTCTTCGACACGCTCGCCGGCAGGTACTTCGACGGCAAGAACTTCGACAGCAATGCGGCGGAGAGGCATTGCCGCAGCTGCCAGTGCCACAAGGCTCTCCTCTCACAGTAG
- the LOC133926999 gene encoding phosphatidylinositol/phosphatidylcholine transfer protein SFH9-like, with amino-acid sequence MAAAACDDAVDQLTNLLDQVEAPLKKTFQNVHQGYPTETLVRFLKAREWHVNNAYKMLEDSLNWRIQNEIDSILEKPIIPVDLYRSIRETQLIGLSGYSNEGIPVFAVGVGLSTYDKASVNYYVQSHIQINEYRDRIILPMVTKKFGRPISTCIKVLDMTGLKLSALNQMKIVTAISTVDDLNYPEKTETYYIVNAPYIFSACWKVVKPLLQERTRKKVHVLRGCGRDELLKIMDYSSLPHFCQREGLGSSKHSSSDTEDCFSLDHPFHQDLYNFIQDQALNQELIKQGSLHVKIPEQDPEDAKIVEVIEAEFHKLGEQNGSANGVDKEQRSTIRPARFT; translated from the exons ATGGCAGCCGCCGCCTGCGACGACGCCGTCGACCAGCTCACCAACCTCCTGGACCAAG TGGAGGCGCCGCTGAAGAAGACATTTCAG aATGTGCACCAGGGCTATCCAACAGAGACACTAGTGCGCTTCCTTAAAGCTAGAGAGTGGCATGTGAACAATGCTTACAAGATG CTTGAAGATTCTTTGAATTGGAGGATACAAAATGAAATAGATAGTATACTGGAG AAACCTATTATCCCAGTGGATTTGTATAGATCAATACGTGAAACACAGCTTATTGGATTATCAGGATACTCCAATGAG GGCATCCCTGTATTTGCCGTTGGTGTTGGACTGAGCACATATGACAAAGCTTCG GTTAACTACTATGTGCAATCTCACATTCAGATCAATGAATACCGCGATCGTATTATTTTG CCTATGGTGACGAAGAAGTTTGGGAGGCCCATTAGCACATGTATAAAGGTTCTTGATATGACCGGTTTGAAATTGTCAGCACTGAACCAAATGAAG ATTGTGACTGCAATATCTACTGTTGATGATTTGAATTACCCTGAAAAGACTGAGACCTATTATATAGTAAATGCTCCATATATATTTTCTGCATGTTGGAAG GTTGTGAAGCCTCTGTTGCAAGAGAGAACAAGAAAGAAGGTCCATGTTTTGCGTGGTTGTGGGAGAGATGAGCTTCTAAAG ATCATGGACTATTCTTCCCTTCCCCACTTCTGTCAACGGGAGGGCTTGGGCTCATCCAAACATTCATCAAGCGATACCGAAGATTGCTTCTCTCTTGACCACCCCTTCCACCAAGATCTCTACAATTTCATCCAGGATCAAGCACTGAACCAGGAGCTCATCAAGCAGGGCTCTTTGCACGTGAAAATTCCCGAGCAGGATCCCGAGGACGCCAAGATTGTGGAGGTCATCGAGGCCGAGTTCCACAAGCTCGGTGAGCAGAACGGGTCTGCCAATGGCGTCGATAAAGAACAGCGCTCTACAATAAGGCCAGCCAGATTTACCTAG